The nucleotide window CGGCCTCTTCTTTGCCACATGAGTCTGTGCCCATCCCGTGGGTCCGAGAGTACCTTTGAAATCTCCGTCCAGAAATGTGTactctattttccttttcaaattctcCTCCAACACCTTATTGGTGCCTCAAAGACTGAATAAGATACTAGAGAGTCTTACACATCTCTATGCAAATTGAGGCATCACCAGCTACTTGCCCTGTGGTGGGAGGCAGGCTCACAGCCAGAAGCCTCCTCATCTGTCATGGATTAGCCTGGTAAGTAGATACAACGTTTTCCTTGCAGAGTATCTGACACATAATGTGCTCCATACTGCTTGGTTTCTCTCCTGGTTTCCTTTCTTCACATTCACCCAGACAACTCACACCATGAGTGAGTCACTGCTGGGAATGATAAAGAATGTGATCCTGGGACTGCCAGGCAGCCACTTTCCCACAAATACTAAAACTTAAATCCCTACACGCAGAATGGCtttggccctgccctgcccggagTCATGCTCATTGAAGCctggtttcttcttccttctctctgttcccTTCACTTTTGCTCACTTGTCTTCTGGGGGTTTTTCCCCTAAATTCCATCACTGGTGGTGTATGAAGAATGGGAATTGTAttcagggggaagaaaaaagggtTTGTTCAGTGGTGGATCCCAAGCAATCACATGCCTGGAGGGAGACAGGCCAGGCGGGCACAGACTGAGCTCTGTGACTAGAACGGATGCAATGAATCACACAGAGAGGTGGCACTGATCTTGGGAACCACGGGGTGATCCGAGTCATACATTACCCCAGAAATTCCAGGCACGTTCCCCATGTAATAATGCTGCATTAGTCCTACCTGGAGCACTTCTGGGGCCTTGAGATAACGGAGGCTCCCAagtccccttcttccttcctcctcttcagcAAAGACTCTGAGATTAGGCTCTGGCCTTGTGTCATTAGTGTtgggagaaggggaaatggaaaatatttctggAGTTCCTCTGCCTAAGGAGGGTGCCTTTGCCTGACACAGTTCTGCCAGAAGCAAAGCTTTCCAGCCCTGTCTTTAATCATCATGAGGCAATGAAGGTGAAAGAGTTTCCAGATCATCCGAATGACGGGAGAATACCAACTATAATCACTCTCACAGACAGAAAAGTCTTTGCAGTTAAGGTCTGGGAATGCAGTGAGTAACGTGTCATTGTAACAAAACCCGGGTAAGGCTGTGCCTATGTGGTGAGGGGTTAATAATGTGAGTTCCTGATGCCACAACCTGCCAAGGTTCTCTATTAACACGTTCAATGCTGCTTCAAGGACATATTGAAATTGTAGAGAATACGGCTTAACATAATGCgactgaaacattttcttttacctAACTGATGTATTATCAATGTcttccttcatctataaaacagaggGTTATTATCCCAGCCGGAAGCCTGATGCTGAGGAAATATGAAGAAAGGAAGTTTGCCAATGTTTTCCCCTAAGCAGTGATCTCAGgaaggcctcagtttcccactgTGTGGACTTCATGCCCGGTGTCTCCGactccctggcccctgccccccagaAAGGGCAACTCTCCAAAGTCCTCCAGGTCCGAACCTATAAAGTGCCCTGCTTCCCCCTGCCATGGGACTGTTCAATGTCAGTcatcctgcttccttcctcctgaCTGGCATCCCTGGTCTGGAGAGCTCTCACTCCTGGCTAGCAGGGCCCCTCTGTGTGATGTATGCCGTGGCCCTCGGAGGCAACACTGTGATCCTACAGGCCGTGCGAGTGGAGCCCAGTCTCCACGAGCCCATGTACTACTTCCTGTCCATGCTGTCCTTCAGTGACGTGGCCATGTCCATGGCCACGCTGCCCACCGTGCTCAGAACCTTCTGCCTCAACGCCCGCAGCATTGCTTTTGATGCCTGTCTGATCCAGATGtttctcattcattccttctCCATGATGGAGTCAGGGATTCTGCTGGCCATGAGCtttgaccgctatgtggccatttGTGATCCTTTGCACTATGCCACTGTGCTCACCAATGGAGTCATTGCTGGAATCGGCGTAGCTGTGACTGCCCGGAGCTTCATCaccctctttccccttcccttcctcttcaagAGGCTGCCTGTCTGCAGATCCAATGTTCTTTCTCACTCCTATTGCCTGCACCCAGACATGATGAAGCTAGCCTGTGCTGATATCACTATCAACAGCATCTATGGACTCTTTGTTCTTGTATCTACCTTTGGCATggacatgttttttattttcctctcctatGTGCTCATTCTGCGTTCAGTCATGGCCATCGCTTCCCGCAAGGAACGCCTGAAAGCTCTCAACACATGTGTGTCACATATCTTGGCTGTACTTGCATTTTATGTACCAATGATTGGGGTTTCTGTAGTCCACCGCTTTGGGAAGCATGCCCCACGCTACATACATGTCCTCATGTCTAATGTTTACCTCTTTGTACCTCCTGTGCTCAACCCTCTGATTTATAGTGCCAAGACAAAGGAGATCCGCCGAGCCATTGTCCGTATGTTTCGCCCCATCAGAATGTGACCTTCATGTTTGCCTTTAATATCTCATGTTCAATACGGGCATATGTTGTTACTCACAGTGtccttatcatcatcatcattgtcaacATTATCATCTTTGTATcatctagaataaaataaatatataggggAAAGTAAAGGTCAGAAAATggagcaatgaaaaaaaaaaagaaaatggagcaaTGAAATTAGATAATGTCTAGTACACTCACCAAATTTCAGTGGCATTCATAGAGAGGTTAATATTGGAGTCATAGGTTATTA belongs to Canis lupus baileyi chromosome 23, mCanLup2.hap1, whole genome shotgun sequence and includes:
- the LOC140614904 gene encoding olfactory receptor 51I2 codes for the protein MGLFNVSHPASFLLTGIPGLESSHSWLAGPLCVMYAVALGGNTVILQAVRVEPSLHEPMYYFLSMLSFSDVAMSMATLPTVLRTFCLNARSIAFDACLIQMFLIHSFSMMESGILLAMSFDRYVAICDPLHYATVLTNGVIAGIGVAVTARSFITLFPLPFLFKRLPVCRSNVLSHSYCLHPDMMKLACADITINSIYGLFVLVSTFGMDMFFIFLSYVLILRSVMAIASRKERLKALNTCVSHILAVLAFYVPMIGVSVVHRFGKHAPRYIHVLMSNVYLFVPPVLNPLIYSAKTKEIRRAIVRMFRPIRM